TGAGCTAGGCTTTCTTCTTGGCGGCGGCGGAACGGGCCGGACAGACCTTGTGGTACCACGTCGAGCCGAGCTTCACGTGATTACCGTTCTTCCGGATCGTGCGCTTGCACTTGGGGCACGTGCCCATCGAGGGGCTCCTTTGGGATTCCGATTCGGCGCTCGGCTATTATAGCAAGGCCTCCGAGGAGGGAGCCGGTGACCGACTGCGTCTTTTGCCGCATCATCGCGCGCCAGCAGCCCGCGGACATCGAGTACGAGGACGACGCGGTGCTCGCCTTCAAGGACATCTACCCGAAGGCCCCGGTGCACGTCCTGATCGTCCCGAAGCGCCACATCACGTCGGTGATGGCGATGGAGAGCGCGGACGCCGAGGCGCTCGGCCGCTGCCTGCTCGCGGCGAAGAGCCTCGGCGAGGCGAAGGGCTTCGGCGAGCGAGGCTACCGCCTGCGCGTGAACTGCGGGCCGGAGGGCGGGCAGGTGGTCGATCACGTCCACGTCCATTTCCTCGCGGGCGGCCGTTCGAGCGGTGGCTAGCCACTTCATCGACTACCAGCTCTTCGGCGACCAGTTCTCGACGCCGGAGATCCGCGCGGTGTTCGACGAGCGGACGATGCTCCAGCTCTGGCTCGACGTCGAGGCCGCGCTCGCCGGCGCCCAGGCGGACCTGCACCTGATCCCGCGGGAGGACGCCGACGCGATCGCGCGCGCCGCGCGCGTGGAGAAGCTCGACCTCCCCGCGATTAAGCGCGACCTCGCGGTCACGGCCCACCCGATCGTCCCCGTCGTGCGCGACCTCGCGCGGGTCGCCGGCGACGCCGGCCGCTGGGTGCACTGGGGCGCCACGACCCAGGATATGATCGACACGGGCATGGTGCTTCAGCTGAAGGCCACGCACGCGATCCTCCGGCGCGATCTGGTGACGCTCACGCGGACGCTCGGCGCGCGCTCGAGCGCCTGGGCCTCGGCGTGCCGTTGATCGCGTGGCACGCTTCGCGCGACACGATCACCGAGTTCGTGACGCTCCTGGCGCTCCTCGGCGGGACGCTGGCGCGCATCGCGAACGAGGTCATCCAGCTCCAGCGCTCCGAGATCATGGAGCTCGAGGAGCCCTTCGCGCACGGCAAGGTGGGCAGCTCGACGATGCCGCACAAGCGCAACCCCGCGCACGCGGAGCGCATCGTCGCGATCAGGCGCCTCCTGCGGGGCGCGGCGGCGACGGCGCTCGAGACGACTGTGGCGGCCCACGAGCGCGACATGAGCGTCGGACGGGCCGAGTGGGTGCTGGTGCCCGAAGCGGCGTGTCTCGCCGCCGCGGCGCTCCACTGGTCGCTCGTCGTCACGCGGGGCCTCCGCGTCAACGTCGAGCGGATGCGCGAGAACCTCGGCCGGCTCGGCGGGCTCCTCCTGTCGGAGGCGGTCATGCTCCGGCTCGGCGAATCGCTTAGCCGCAACGCGGCGCACGACCTCGTGTACGACGCCGCGATGGCCGCGTTCGAGGGCAAGGGGAGCTTCCGCGACCTCCTGCTCGCCGACCCGCGGGCGGCCGCCGCGCTCGACGGGGACGAGCTCGACCGGCTGCTCGACCCGACCGCCTACACGGGCCTCGCCGGCGCGTTCGTGGACCGGGTGGTGCGGGAAGCGCGGAAGCTCGCGGACTAGGCGGACGCACCCGCCGCGGCGGGCTTCGACTCGAGCGGGAACCCGGCGTTGGCCCAGCTGCCGAGCCCGCCCTTCAGGATCCTCACGTTCTTGAATCCGAGCTGTCGCAGGAGGTGCGCCACACGGGCGCTCGTCGCCTCGTCGGGTCAGGTGCAGTAGGCGACGACCGTCCGGCCGAGGTCGACCTCGAATGAGATCCCGCTCTGGAGCTGGGTCGCCGTGACGTGGCGCGATCCCGGAATCCTCACGGGGCTCTTCGCGTAGGCGCCCTCGTCGCGCACGTCGAGGATCGTCGGCCGCTCCGCGGCGCTCTCGAGGAGCCGCACGACCTCCGACGGCCGGATCCGGAAGCGGTTGCGGCGCCAGCGCAGCCCGAACATGACGCCGTAGGCGCCGGCGCTCAGCACGATGACCGTGACGGCGACGGTCGCCCACGGGAACGGCTGCGGCGGCGGGTTCTTGGCCTCGGCGGTCATCCGTCGCACGTCGGGGAGCTCGGGCAGGAGACGGTTCGCCTCGGCGAAGTGCCGCTCGGCGCGCGCGTAGTTCCCCGCGAAGAAGTCGCGGAGCCCCGCGTGCCACGCGGCGTTGAAGCGGCTCGTCTCGTCCAGCGGGACCTCGGTGCCCTTGAGGAAGTCGCGGACGGCGGTGGACGGGATCACGAAGTTGAAGCCCTGGACGATGCCGCCCTCGTCGCCCTCGCCCGTCGTGACGAACGTCACCACGCCGAGGACGCCGCCCCCGGACGTCACCGCGGGACCGCCGCTGTTGCCCCATGCGGCGGGCGCGTCGGTCTGGATCACGGGCTGGTTGGCGCGGTCCTGCTTGAAGCCGGAGATCGCGCCGTTCGTCACCGAGGCTTCCATCTTCGCCGACGCGTTCAGGAGCTCGTGGCTCAGCACGACGCCCGGGAAGCCCAGGATGTGGATCTTGTCACCGATCTGCGCGTTCGAGATGTCGGCCAGCGCGAGCGTGGGCATGTCGGCCGCCTCGAGCTTGAGGAGCGCCAGGTCGCGGCCCGACATGTCCTCGCCGGCCACGGGCGGGCTGTACTTGACGACGACCGCGGGGAGGCGGATGCCGTTGGAGAGGATGACGTAGATCGACGGCTCGAGCTTGACCTTCGCCCGCGCGGCGACCGATGCGAGCGCCTGCGGGTCGAGCTCGCCGCACGCCTCGCGCGCGGCCCGCCGCGCGAGCTGCTCCTCGGACGTCCGGCGCGGCTTGTGGGCGGACGACACGACGTGAGCGTTCGTGAGCATCCAGCCGCTCGGCGCGATGAACCAGCCCGTGCCCGTCTCGCGAAGCGGCTGGGGCGAGACGCGCTTTTCCCCGCCGACGCCACAGCTCACGCTGACCTCGCCCGCGACCTCCGCGATGACCAGGGCGACCGCCGGCTTGGCGCGGAGCAGCGCCTCCTGCAGCGACGGCTCGGCCGCGAGGCCCGGACCGGGTGCCAGCAGCGCAAGGAAGAGGATCGCGAGCGCGCGACGCATCGACGGGATTATAGCGACAAAGCGAAGGCTCCAGGGGTTGCCCCCTGGAGCCTTGGTGATCACGAGTGTTGCGGCTCTTACTTCAGGATCTTGATGGCGGCTTCGGCCTTCGCCTTCGCCTCCGTCATGTTGCCGGCCTTGCACGCGGCCTCGGCCTCGCGGACCAGCTTCGAGGCCTCTACGCCACGCGGCGCCTGGGTGTCCTGACCGCGCGGCGCCTGAACGTCCTGACCACGCGGAGCCTGGGTGTCCTGTTTGCCGCGCGGGGCCTGAACGTCCTGGCCACGCGGAGCCTGGGTGTCTTGACCGCGCGCGCCCGCGAGAGTGCGCGGGGCCTGGACATCCTGTTGCCGCGGCGCCTGGGTGTCCTGGCCGCGGGCGCCGGCCAGCGTGCGCGGAGCCTGCACATTGTCGGTCTTGGCGACCTTCTTGAGCAGGTCCTTCGCCTGAGCGACCTCTCCGGGGCAGGACGCCTGCTGCGCCTCCGCTACCGGCGCCAGCACGCCGAACATCGCGACACTCATGATCACTGCCAGAAATCTCTTCATCGTTCCCCCGTTCCGTCCGGTTTGTTGAAGTGCTCTGCTACCTGACCGCCGCCAGATCCCTTCTGGGTCCTCTCTTCCTCCGACCCCCCTTTCGCCGCGCAGTATTCGGTCGAACCTGAGTCTGGGAAGTCTCGAGGCTTAGACTGAGCAAGGCCACTGCCAACGCATCGTCGATTCGGAACGGTACTGATATCAGCAGGTTAGATACGCCAAGCCCCTTGAGGCGGCGGCGATGTGCCCGAGGCCAGACCCGCGGTCGGTCTGGCATTCTGCCCGTCATGCGATCACCCCTGTGGTACGCTCGCTGGCGCTTATGCGCTCTCTGGCGCGACACGCGCCTGTGTTGCTTCTCCTTCTCATGGTGACGAGCGCGTGCAGCATCACGAGCCCGGGGAAGCCGACGGCTCAGGCGACAGCCCCGACCTCACCGCCGACCCTCAGGGTTCTGACCAACGGTGTGCGCGTCCTGGTCCAGGAGTTCGAATCGAGCGAAGTGGTCGCCCTCCAGTTGTGGGTCGGCGCGGGCGGCCGCGACGAGGCGCCCGCGGAGCTCGGGCTCGCTCACTACCTCGAGCACATGCTGTTCAAGGGCACCACGCTGCGAGTCCCGGGCTTCATCGAGCGCGAGGTGGAGGGTGTGGGCGGCGGGATCAACGCGGGCACGTCGCTCGACTTCACCTACTACCACACCGTGCTCCCCGCGTCGCGTGCCGCGGCGGGCGTCGAGCTGCTCGCCGACATCAGCGTGAACTCGACGCTCGATCCGACCGCGCTCGAGCTCGAGAAGCGTGTCGTGCTGGAGGAGATGCGGCTCGGAGAGGACAACCCGCGGCAGTTCATGTTCCGCCGGCTCTACGAGGTGCTGTTCGAGGGCCACCCCTATGGCCGCCCGACGATCGGCACGCCCGAGCTCGTGCGCGGTCTGACGCGCGACACGCTCATGGCCTTCTACCGCCACCATTACGTGCCCGAGGCGTTCGTGCTGGTCGTCGTCGGCCCGGTGAAGACTGGGGACGTCGTCGCGGTCGCCCAGCGGACGTTCGGCCGGCTGCCGCGGAGCGGGTTCCAGCGCCTGCCCCTTCCGGCGCCCGCGGCGCTCCGCGCGAAGCGCCTCGACGTCGAGCGCCCGGGCGCGCAGGCCTACCTCGGCCTCGGCTGGATCGGCCCCAAGCTCGATCACGCCGACACGCCCGCCGTGGACCTGCTGGTCTCCATCGTCGGCGAGTCGGGCTCGTCTCGGCTCACGCAGTCGCTCCGCGAGCGGCTGGCCCTCGTGAGCTCGATCGACGCGCGCTACACCGCGCTCGCGGCCGCAGGAGTCATCTCGGTGACGGCCCAGCTCGACCCGGCCAACCTGGCGCGCGCCGAAGCGGAAGTCCTCGGCGAGATCCGGCGGCTGCGGGAGAGGGGAGTGTCACCCGAGGAGCTCCGGCGCGCCATCACCGCGGCCGAGGCGAGCCACGCGTTTTCCGTCGAGACCGCCGAGGGGCGGGCGCGGGCCTACGGTCGGGCCGAGACGACCTGGAGCCTCGACGAAGAGCTCGCGTACGTGGATCGGCTCCGCTCGGTGACGCCCGAGCAGATCCGCGCGGCAGCGCGCCGCTACCTCGATCCCGAGCGCTACGGCCGTCTGGCCTTCGTCCCACCGGGGAAATGAACATGCCGCCGGTGCTCGCCGCGTGCGCGCTCTCGGCGCTCGTGCTGGTGGTGGCACCCGCCGCCACGGCGGCGCCGTCGGTGTCGCGGCACGTCCTCGAGGACGGGCTGACGGTCCTGGTGCGCGAGAATTCCGCCGCCCCCGTCGTCGCCGTCTCGCTCCAGGTGCGCGCGGGCTCGCGGTTCGAGACCGCGGAGCAGGCGGGTATCACGAACTTCCTGCTCCGGACCATGATCCGCGGGACGCGGAAGCGCTCGGCGGTCCAGCTCGCCGAGGCCGCCGAAGGGCTCGGGGGCAGCCTCGAGGCGTCGGGCGAGGTCGAGGCCGCCGAGCTCCGCGCTCAGGCGCTCTCGCGGAACTGGGAAGCGCTGCTCGACCTCGTCGCCGAGGTGGTGCGGGAGCCGGCCTTCCCGCCGGAGGAGATCGAGCGTGAACGCCGCCTCCTGCTGAGCCAGCTCCAGACGCGCGCGGACACGCCGTTCCCTTTGAGCTTCGACACCCTGCTGCGCGACCTGTACGCGGGCCACCCGTACGGCTGGCCCAGCCTCGGCATCCGGGCGAGCGTGGAGCGGCTCCAGCGCGAGGCGCTCCTCGCGCACTACCGCGAGGCCTTCCGGCCCGAGCGCGTGGTCCTCGCCGTGAGCGGCCTGGTGCCGCGCGAGCGCGTCGTCAAGGTCGCCGAGCGCCTGTTCGGCGGGCTTCCGCGCT
This window of the Candidatus Methylomirabilota bacterium genome carries:
- a CDS encoding histidine triad nucleotide-binding protein is translated as MTDCVFCRIIARQQPADIEYEDDAVLAFKDIYPKAPVHVLIVPKRHITSVMAMESADAEALGRCLLAAKSLGEAKGFGERGYRLRVNCGPEGGQVVDHVHVHFLAGGRSSGG
- a CDS encoding lyase family protein codes for the protein MASHFIDYQLFGDQFSTPEIRAVFDERTMLQLWLDVEAALAGAQADLHLIPREDADAIARAARVEKLDLPAIKRDLAVTAHPIVPVVRDLARVAGDAGRWVHWGATTQDMIDTGMVLQLKATHAILRRDLVTLTRTLGARSSAWASACR
- a CDS encoding lyase family protein; translated protein: MPLIAWHASRDTITEFVTLLALLGGTLARIANEVIQLQRSEIMELEEPFAHGKVGSSTMPHKRNPAHAERIVAIRRLLRGAAATALETTVAAHERDMSVGRAEWVLVPEAACLAAAALHWSLVVTRGLRVNVERMRENLGRLGGLLLSEAVMLRLGESLSRNAAHDLVYDAAMAAFEGKGSFRDLLLADPRAAAALDGDELDRLLDPTAYTGLAGAFVDRVVREARKLAD
- a CDS encoding rhodanese-like domain-containing protein, which translates into the protein MAHLLRQLGFKNVRILKGGLGSWANAGFPLESKPAAAGASA
- a CDS encoding trypsin-like peptidase domain-containing protein, whose product is MRRALAILFLALLAPGPGLAAEPSLQEALLRAKPAVALVIAEVAGEVSVSCGVGGEKRVSPQPLRETGTGWFIAPSGWMLTNAHVVSSAHKPRRTSEEQLARRAAREACGELDPQALASVAARAKVKLEPSIYVILSNGIRLPAVVVKYSPPVAGEDMSGRDLALLKLEAADMPTLALADISNAQIGDKIHILGFPGVVLSHELLNASAKMEASVTNGAISGFKQDRANQPVIQTDAPAAWGNSGGPAVTSGGGVLGVVTFVTTGEGDEGGIVQGFNFVIPSTAVRDFLKGTEVPLDETSRFNAAWHAGLRDFFAGNYARAERHFAEANRLLPELPDVRRMTAEAKNPPPQPFPWATVAVTVIVLSAGAYGVMFGLRWRRNRFRIRPSEVVRLLESAAERPTILDVRDEGAYAKSPVRIPGSRHVTATQLQSGISFEVDLGRTVVAYCT
- a CDS encoding pitrilysin family protein, which encodes MRVLVQEFESSEVVALQLWVGAGGRDEAPAELGLAHYLEHMLFKGTTLRVPGFIEREVEGVGGGINAGTSLDFTYYHTVLPASRAAAGVELLADISVNSTLDPTALELEKRVVLEEMRLGEDNPRQFMFRRLYEVLFEGHPYGRPTIGTPELVRGLTRDTLMAFYRHHYVPEAFVLVVVGPVKTGDVVAVAQRTFGRLPRSGFQRLPLPAPAALRAKRLDVERPGAQAYLGLGWIGPKLDHADTPAVDLLVSIVGESGSSRLTQSLRERLALVSSIDARYTALAAAGVISVTAQLDPANLARAEAEVLGEIRRLRERGVSPEELRRAITAAEASHAFSVETAEGRARAYGRAETTWSLDEELAYVDRLRSVTPEQIRAAARRYLDPERYGRLAFVPPGK
- a CDS encoding pitrilysin family protein; this translates as MPPVLAACALSALVLVVAPAATAAPSVSRHVLEDGLTVLVRENSAAPVVAVSLQVRAGSRFETAEQAGITNFLLRTMIRGTRKRSAVQLAEAAEGLGGSLEASGEVEAAELRAQALSRNWEALLDLVAEVVREPAFPPEEIERERRLLLSQLQTRADTPFPLSFDTLLRDLYAGHPYGWPSLGIRASVERLQREALLAHYREAFRPERVVLAVSGLVPRERVVKVAERLFGGLPRSGAPTVEPPPVPAAAGGRRVLERPAQQAQVLVGYLGPGLRDPDYPAVRVLATVLGGGMSGRLFVEIRDKRGLAYSLGVLTPYRTGAAFFVAYLGTARPNAAAAEAAVLQEIERIRTAPVTPEELARAKAYLLGRLALDRRTNARQAWYLAFFEATGAGWDFPERYAKAVEAVTAADLAAVAGRYLVRPTIVVLTPPER